The following nucleotide sequence is from Lytechinus pictus isolate F3 Inbred chromosome 10, Lp3.0, whole genome shotgun sequence.
ATTGCACTTCTTGTCTCCATCAAATATACTTTAAGCGAGTGAAGTGTGACTTCTAGATTGCTTGTGCTTTATATGTTCAGCAATAATTACCGatatcaaatttcatgagcaatAAAACATATTCTGTGAAATTTGCTCAAATGATACTGCTCACACATAATTCACTCTGAGAAAactaaaaaatgagaaagaagatCGGTACCATATGCTCCTAATTGTATCGCCTATCACCACCTTATCTTTCTGGcaaaaaaatagatgaaattTCAGAGGAAGAAGTGATAATGATGCGACGCCAGATGGGAATTATAGCTTtcgtgagatacatgtacacagtACTCATCCACTGTGCATTCACAGCTGAAGTTGTATCTATGCTTATATTAAAGCATGTATACCCACCCTCCCCATGTTAGGCATGTGAAGGACCATGCGGAACGAAAGCTGACAGGCACTGGTCACGCCCCAACGGCCAGGCCCTGATCAATTTTTAATCTTGATGGGACGTGCTCCCGACAGGCTGGCTAGCTTTGGAGCAACCAACATTGCCTTCACGCAAGAATTTTTAACCATTCAATTGCAGTTTTCAAAGACGTACAGTACAGGAGcataaaacaaatgaatggaAAAGTGTTAATTACATAACTTTTATGACAGAGCATTGGAAAAACAGACCATGGATGTTCTAGCATTGAGTAAGAAATTTTTAAAGCTAGACATCATTTGTATATGTATGTTAGGCTTTTGAAATGGcaatgaaggaaaagaaagcaGTTGGAGATGATCCGCTCCAGAAATCGAATTTCCGGGTATTAATTAGATGTACTCAATTCTCCATCACATACCCAGAGAGTGTGACAACTAATACCAGGCCGTTGAAAGACTCCTGCAGGCAAGGCATCTGCTTGTATAATTCTCCCactttatttcattaaacagAAAAGAGTCTGGTTTTACTCTATGACAAAACATGCTAATCCCAAGCAACCCCCCATgcacaaatacaaaataataatgaaaaacataTCCATTCttcttaatttattttcttattcataTGTTTTACTCCCAAAAGCAATGCTAAAAATACTTATCTTCAAAGTTCAAAGTATAGGCCCTAAAGACTATCTCttttacaaataaataacaaatcaaaAGTTCAACACTAATATTGACTttgtttttgtaataaaaaatcagttaaACATCTTTACAACTGGCTTCACTTttataaaaattacaaagaCTGTTTAGTCTATAATATactaaagaaagaagaaatatttGTGTTTAGCAAATTTATATGAAAGTACTAACAAATCAgcataacaatttttttcaaataaaattgcaTACATGAAAAAGGAGCCAAATCCTTCATGTTTGGATAGCTGTTGTTGTGAGCAATGCTTAGACAGCCACATCAAAGTGGGTATCAACAGTCTTCAATCAATACCATTTTGGCGTGTTTGGTTGCATTTTATGAACTCTCTTCACAAGAAAAGAGAAAGCAGTTTTAGGGCTGTAAAGTAAAGCGGCCGCGGCGATTAAGTGTCGACTTAATTGGCTCTTGACATCTCTGAGCCACGCAGCCGAACCCTCGCTCCAAGCCAATGTTTCCAAACTTACTCCCTTGGAGGAGATGGAACTTGAAGCGCCTGACCTCACGGACACCAGAATGTCCATCATGCTCATGCTGGAAAATATTCTGTCAATTATTGCTATTGAAGACAGAAAAATATGGACAAGAGCTATGGATTCAGATAATTCTGTCTTCTTCCCTTCTTCAAAATTAAGCcttgaattatatatatatatatatgtatatatatatatatatatatatatctttttacaTCTGCGTTTTATGCGAATTTCTTTGTCTGTTTTTAATGTTCGAAATGCGCCTTAACGCCCTCTACCTTCGACTTAACGTGTAAATGTGTATTATAACGGAACAAACCCATTCAAAAACTCGCCCTTACGTAGGATGTatgcatatataaatatatatattcagagCAAGGAAATGCCCAAATGACTTGATCCTTTAAAAGCATCTTCAATAGAAGCAACTTtccaaattacatgtatatcatattttccataatattttgaattttcaaattttctctaTATCTTGACTAGAGGTCCCAAAATCAAaaagatttgcaatcaatcacaaacttGCAATGCCCAATCAGAATGGTACTGCAATACCCAGTAACCAATCAAAATTGCTATGTTTGCTATTGATCACAAACCTTTTTATTCTGGTGAGGTTTGTTACTTACAGGCTGAGGACTAAGAAGGTTTGGTTGTGACGTTGCGCCGGCCTGTTCCGCTCCGGCCTGTGCTGCTGCGGCTGCTGCCTGTGCTTGTGAGAACTGTTCTGCTGTCTGCGTGTATCCCGGTGGCACTTCGCCCGGTTGTGAGTATGCTGCTTGTATCGCTACTGGTTGCTCTCCTGGCTGGGTCTGAGGTACTGGGGCTGGTGCAGGTGGATAGGCAGCTGGAGGTTGGCCACCAGGAGGGGCCTGTTGGTATGGTTCCAGACCATTCTGAGGGGCAAACTGAGGTTGGTAGATGGACCCTGGTGGAAGCTGGGGCTGCCCTGCCATCATGTGTGGGTGCTGCtgtaaagataaaataaaataagaaatcaacatcatttttcatcattacaATCACGTTTTACACaacctccctttttttctttttttggacATTCTACTAGAGAGAGGTCCAAACATCAAAGGCATTTGTAGGTGCCACTTTCCATCAATCTTATAgtaagtacatgtacctgtataatgttttttctttgtaaactgaaataaaggataacaaagtaaaaaaacattcataatttGTTGAGAGAGTTATCAAGTACAAAGGTTTCACGAATGCTTCAGCTTGAAGCTGAACTGTTATTCTCTGTGACTTCTGTTTGATGCTCAGtgatgaccaaaaaaaatggGTAATTACGCAGTTCAAGTCAAAAGCTATTTCAAAGTTTGATAACAAACAAGAAGAGGCATGAAgcagaaatgaagaaagaaatatgaaatatgcaattttaaaaGGGGAAATCCGGAAATGTAACAATTTCCACTTTAGATAAGTTACTTCCTATAACCTTgaacataatttacatacaatGCTTGACCTGGTATGATCCATGGccccaaaataaaattaattatgaGAAAAGGAAATGACCCGATGTCTCTTGGTATGGAGGCAATGACACCTCAGCGATCTAAGAATTGTCTTTAATCACTAAGGAAGAATGGGTAAAGTACTACATGTAGGATAGACCGATCTTCTAAATTAGGAACAGCTAATGAATGCATATCAAACAGTGATATTAAAAATGTACATGCTTAACTTCACTATTAATGTTCCTTCTTACAACCTCTTCATCATAGCAATTAGCACAAGGTAATTAATATCCTCTCTGCCTGGTAAACAAGTTGTTAATGACATCCACAGGTCCTAATATTGCATATCCTCTCAACACCTTCTGCAAATGTTAACCTTTACCCTCTTCCCCACAATTCTCATGAAGTCAATTGACTACTAGCAAcaaatttttgggaaaaaatcgAAGAGCAAAAAACGTAGTGACATAACAAGAAATGGTAGTGAATTGTTTTACATCTGCCAGATAATGAATAGGCCTATCTATCATAGTTTATCTGCTAACATATGTGGTATCATTTCCATCCAGGAGGGTGATAGTTACACCGATGCGAACAAACCACAGAATCAACCAGAAAGCAGCATTTGTAAAATCACAATGCTTTCTATTTCTAACAAACTGATGAGACATGGTCGTGTTTATGGTCACAGCACTGGAATAAGTATATGCTGCCCTCTATTGGGCAATACACTACAGTGACTGTGGTACTCCAGAGACGATGATACTGCCAGACGGCTACGTAGGTGGTGTTTAATGCAAAAGCAATGAACATGACACCAGGGCTGCTTTAGAACTGTCTATTTTTAAGACAGTTGGTATGTTGGTAGTCGCCATTCTCTATTCTTGTGTCTAAATCTTGTGATGAGGAATGCCTTTTGATTGGGGATAAACGACACACATAGCTGACATTACGCCAATCATGGCTGGAATGCTTGCATGTTGAATTCATAAAGGGGGCATGATGAATGAAATAGAATCTGAATATATAAGGCATAACTATAATcaagatgaaaaatataaatttcaacatGATCCTTGTCAtgttttatcatacatgtattcctaATCTAGAGAAGATATTAACACATTGGGTGACTTCAAATTCAGTGTTGACTTCCTGGTGTTGGTGTGATGTTAAATTTTCCATCGCCATTGCACCTCACTTTGAATGACATTGGTCTGGAGACAAATCTCACAAGATGTCAATGATGTAATATATAAACTCATAGTTGTTTTTGTGGCTACAAGGTCGGCAGGGAAGGCAAACTGAGTTGTACCATCAACACCAGCACCAACACTTGATTTGAAATCATATATTGCAAGAGTACCACATGAATTGAAAGTTGAAAAGAGGGAGGGGAAGGGAGGGGGTGACAAAATTGGGGAGGGTATAGTAAACAAGAACAAGAATAAGacaattggtaaataaaacatagAAGAAAcaagatatatacatgtacatacatacataacaataacaaagagagagggaaagaaaaaacaatgatCGCAAGATAGCGAGAGAGTGAGAGTAAGAgcaagagagagggggtggacatattgtatattatacacacatacatatcaTACAAATAAGTAGACAtctttaaattaaaatattactgagatgaacaaaaatcaaatatatgTCCTCAATTGAAGCacatttacaatgtacatgcaAGTCGATGGAAAACAActccaaaataaaaatggaagcACTTTCTAAAATATGATGGTACAAATAAATATCAGGACTTCCCTTCTTCCTTTAACAAAGTCTACGCATACCTCAAAAATTTGTATAAATGCTTCATGGCCTCATCAGTGTTTACCTACTCTCCGCATATATTATCCCagtttattcaaaatacattGAATACATACTAGTACATAAGGGGGTAGAGTATCTAGGTTTGATATCCCttgaaacaaataaaactaGAAAAAATTACTCCAGAATTTTAATCATCATGGCGACTTCTTTCATTAccaaatatttggaaaaagaaaattttaaaagacCCTCATAAACGATTacattagagaaaaaaaaaacgatgcaagcctgtacatgtatgttctcaGCTTGCTTCAGTAATATCGCAAGAGGTTGTGTATTTACAGATGAGCCTAATGTAATTTGGATGGATGAGAGTTGCACTAATTACTGAACAGAGCGAGCAAATGAGATGGTTTTGGGCACAAAGGTGGATGTCAGGTATACTGTATGAATGTTTGTCAACGTATCATATCATTGATAGATAATGGAATACACTTCAATACATCCACCTGGATGGATTTCCTTACATGAATGGATGATCACAAAATGTGATGGATGAAATTAATAACATGACAAGATCAAGGCAAAGGCAATCACTAGAGATAAGCGGAGACCAGCTAGAGATCTTTGACAACATTCATCGCAATTTATGATTGATGCGTGCCGCATGGTTTTTAATCTATTCCTGCACTTGCGGTGATAGCAAGCATTAATCAGATGATCATTTACTTGATTGGTGATGACTCTACCGCGAGCAAAGGCATAGAGACTAGGGTGACTTCATGTCACACACTCATGTTGAATATCTTCATGACATAGCATCCtcatcaaaaatatatttcaaatagtTAAAACATCATAACTAAGGAGCCGTGTCTGACATATGGCACAAATGGTCAAAAATAGGAACAAGAAATTCCAGAGATCGTTCACGGGGCAAATACATTCAGATGGAAAAGCCATTACCTTCTCCGTACGCTAATGAAAAGACGACGCCCGTTGCCACGCTTGCCAGACGACACTATGACCAATCACCAACGGGTGATGTTATCGTTAAACGggaatattaaaatgaaatctcAACAGAAGGGCAGCAGATGACGACCTCGTGGAAGGACAACTGCGATTAACGCCAGCATCCGCTTTAAAAGACCAACACCAACTTGACGATCAATGTAAGAATACCATCTTGAGATACCACCATCATCTTAAGAATAGTGGTCGTAgtaggaggatgatgatgatggtagggAGATGCAACTAAAATGATGGTTACGGATTAAGGTTAGGATGTCAAAAGAAGCTGGAGAGAGGCCTCAATGACAGATTTACAGACTTAGGAAGCGAGTATAAGAGTACGAAGGTGTCACAGTCATCGAACACGCTCCGCTAAGGTTTGGACGAAGAACCACTGTGGTGTGACAGCCAACCCAACATGCTTCACTGCCCACTTTAATTTGCAAATGT
It contains:
- the LOC129269288 gene encoding calcium-binding protein P-like isoform X1, which gives rise to MNAAVHPHTPASNSPMPMVYYAQCPPAGLDYMPEMHEAMDYVTMQHPHMMAGQPQLPPGSIYQPQFAPQNGLEPYQQAPPGGQPPAAYPPAPAPVPQTQPGEQPVAIQAAYSQPGEVPPGYTQTAEQFSQAQAAAAAAQAGAEQAGATSQPNLLSPQPVSNKPHQNKKVCDQ
- the LOC129269288 gene encoding calcium-binding protein P-like isoform X2 gives rise to the protein MNAAVHPHTPASNSPMPMVYYAQCPPAGLDYMPEMHEAMDYVTMHPHMMAGQPQLPPGSIYQPQFAPQNGLEPYQQAPPGGQPPAAYPPAPAPVPQTQPGEQPVAIQAAYSQPGEVPPGYTQTAEQFSQAQAAAAAAQAGAEQAGATSQPNLLSPQPVSNKPHQNKKVCDQ